One segment of Pseudomonas asgharzadehiana DNA contains the following:
- a CDS encoding FadR/GntR family transcriptional regulator: protein MDNPNVQPTVRRRHRSLAEELVTELSRRICAGELARGTKLPTESQVMAEHGVSRTVVREAISRLQAAGLVETRHGVGTFVKDVPSPSGFRIDPETIVTLQDVLAVLELRISLEVEAAGLACVGRTDEQLRVMRDSLDALNSRAVSADYAVSADFQFHQQIALATGNRYFTDIMLHLGVNILPRTRLHSKRLANDNKEPYLERLSREHEDIYKAILRRDADAARAAMRLHLSNSRERMRRAYEAAAAQLSHGPAVVTARP from the coding sequence ATGGACAACCCGAACGTCCAGCCCACGGTTCGCCGCCGACACCGAAGCCTGGCCGAAGAGCTGGTCACCGAACTTTCCCGACGCATCTGCGCCGGTGAGCTGGCGCGTGGCACAAAGCTGCCGACCGAATCGCAAGTGATGGCCGAGCACGGCGTGAGCCGCACCGTGGTGCGTGAGGCCATCTCGCGTCTTCAAGCTGCGGGCCTGGTCGAAACCCGGCATGGCGTCGGCACGTTTGTGAAGGATGTGCCCAGCCCCAGTGGGTTCCGGATCGACCCAGAGACCATCGTGACCTTGCAGGATGTGCTGGCGGTGCTTGAGTTGCGCATCAGTCTGGAAGTGGAGGCGGCGGGGCTGGCGTGTGTGGGGCGTACCGATGAGCAGTTGCGGGTGATGCGCGACTCGTTGGATGCGCTTAACTCGCGAGCGGTGAGTGCCGATTATGCGGTATCGGCGGACTTCCAGTTTCACCAGCAGATCGCGCTGGCCACCGGCAATCGCTACTTCACCGATATCATGCTGCATCTGGGGGTCAACATCCTGCCGCGTACGCGCCTGCACTCCAAACGCTTGGCCAACGACAACAAGGAGCCCTACCTGGAGCGCTTGAGTCGTGAGCATGAGGATATCTACAAAGCCATCCTGCGGCGCGATGCCGACGCCGCTCGTGCCGCGATGCGCCTGCACCTGTCCAACAGCCGCGAGCGTATGCGCCGTGCCTACGAAGCGGCTGCCGCGCAGTTGTCGCACGGCCCGGCCGTAGTAACCGCGCGGCCCTGA
- a CDS encoding cystathionine gamma-synthase family protein has translation MNKKPDSAGLDNAGAGTRAVWGGEQVRHPYNATQTPIVVSAAYGYDDIDVWYDVALGKAPGFIYSRMSNPTVETLEAKISELEMAESAVAFSSGMAAISSVLYTFLAHGDRVVSTKDSYGGTNKIFEEFLPRMGVEVTLCETFDHEAIEREIARGCQVLYLETPTNPTLKILDIQRLVAAAKRVGALVVADNTFATPLNQNPLALGVDVVIHSATKFLSGHGDVLGGLVCGAQALMSKVRHYREINGATLDPFSAYMIIRGMKTLVLRMRQQQRSAHALAEFLCTEPLVASVNYPGLPSHPNHAVACAQMGGFGAIVSFVLIGGMDTVKVLLPRLRFAHCAGNLGAVETIYGPARTTSHVENTLEERLALGISEGLVRVSVGIEDTDDLLDDLKQAFAFVRCLREETSHQPA, from the coding sequence ATGAACAAAAAACCTGACAGCGCAGGGCTTGATAATGCGGGCGCCGGGACCCGAGCGGTCTGGGGTGGAGAGCAAGTCAGGCACCCCTACAACGCCACCCAAACCCCCATCGTGGTCAGCGCGGCTTACGGTTACGACGATATCGACGTCTGGTATGACGTGGCGCTGGGCAAGGCTCCAGGCTTCATCTATAGCCGAATGAGCAACCCGACGGTCGAAACCCTCGAAGCCAAAATCAGCGAGCTGGAAATGGCCGAGTCCGCCGTCGCGTTCAGCAGCGGCATGGCGGCCATCAGCAGCGTGCTTTACACCTTCCTGGCCCACGGCGATCGCGTGGTGTCCACCAAGGACAGTTATGGCGGCACCAACAAGATTTTCGAAGAATTCCTGCCGCGCATGGGCGTGGAGGTCACCTTGTGCGAAACGTTCGACCACGAGGCCATCGAACGCGAAATCGCCCGAGGCTGTCAGGTGCTGTACCTGGAAACGCCGACCAACCCGACCCTCAAAATCCTCGATATCCAGCGCCTGGTGGCAGCGGCCAAGCGCGTCGGCGCCCTGGTGGTGGCCGACAACACGTTCGCCACACCGCTGAATCAGAACCCGCTGGCGCTGGGGGTGGATGTGGTCATCCACAGCGCGACCAAATTCCTCAGTGGCCACGGCGACGTATTGGGCGGCCTGGTCTGCGGCGCTCAAGCGCTGATGAGCAAGGTTCGGCATTACCGCGAAATCAATGGCGCGACGCTCGACCCGTTCTCGGCCTACATGATCATCCGCGGCATGAAAACCCTGGTGCTGCGCATGCGCCAACAACAACGCAGCGCCCATGCCCTGGCGGAGTTTCTGTGCACTGAACCCTTGGTCGCGTCCGTCAATTACCCCGGCTTGCCCAGCCACCCGAACCACGCAGTGGCCTGCGCGCAAATGGGCGGTTTTGGCGCCATCGTCAGTTTTGTGCTGATTGGCGGCATGGACACGGTCAAGGTGCTGCTGCCGCGCCTGCGATTTGCTCACTGCGCCGGCAACCTCGGTGCGGTCGAAACCATCTACGGCCCGGCCCGCACCACCAGCCACGTGGAAAACACGCTTGAAGAACGCCTGGCGCTGGGTATTTCCGAAGGGCTGGTGCGTGTTTCGGTGGGGATCGAGGACACCGACGACTTGCTCGACGACCTGAAACAGGCGTTCGCGTTTGTGCGCTGCCTGCGCGAGGAAACAAGCCACCAGCCTGCCTGA